A section of the Pedobacter sp. HDW13 genome encodes:
- a CDS encoding sulfatase-like hydrolase/transferase has protein sequence MKALIVKLFFACLLLASLAVSAQQRKPHNVLFILTDDQRFNTIKALNNSEIQTPNIDKLVKSGMAFTQAHIMGSLGGAVCAPSRAMLLTGRSVFKVHQDGSYIPNSEKTFPEVFRENGYRTFSTGKWHSDYLSFNRSFSTGDHIFFGGMHTEKEGGHWNPKINHYDPSGQYKNSFHANKFSSECYADAAVNFLEQPQNTPFLMYVAFTAPHDPRTPPAAYLSLYDKKEIALPGNFMPEHPFDNGELKVRDEQLLATPRNADSVKAEIAKYYAMITEVDHEIGRILDALRKSGQYENTIIVLAGDNGLAVGQHGLLGKQNLYDHSMRVPLIFSGPGIPANKQTDAYCYLTDVFATLCKMNNLPVPGTVSGRSLNEAFTQKKFRGRDHLFTTYANLQRAVVKDNMKLILYNVNGNHSIQLFDLAKDPLEKNNLANKRDKQAIVKSLRNLLYDDMRLYGDFCDLTKENWGYGGRLEFKDALRINP, from the coding sequence ATGAAAGCTTTAATTGTTAAACTGTTTTTTGCCTGCCTGCTGCTCGCATCGCTGGCTGTTAGTGCACAGCAGCGAAAACCCCACAATGTTCTTTTCATTTTAACGGATGATCAGCGTTTTAATACCATTAAAGCACTTAATAATAGCGAAATACAAACTCCCAATATCGATAAGCTGGTAAAAAGCGGAATGGCCTTTACCCAGGCACATATTATGGGATCGCTCGGCGGTGCCGTTTGCGCACCCAGCAGGGCCATGTTACTTACCGGAAGATCGGTATTTAAAGTGCATCAGGATGGAAGTTACATCCCCAATAGCGAGAAAACATTTCCCGAAGTATTTAGGGAGAATGGTTACCGTACCTTTTCAACCGGTAAGTGGCACAGTGATTATTTATCTTTTAACCGTTCCTTTTCAACTGGTGACCATATATTTTTTGGTGGCATGCATACCGAAAAGGAAGGTGGGCACTGGAACCCTAAAATAAATCATTACGATCCGTCAGGGCAATATAAAAATAGCTTTCACGCCAATAAATTCTCTTCGGAATGTTATGCAGATGCTGCGGTTAATTTTCTGGAGCAACCGCAAAATACACCTTTCCTGATGTATGTTGCTTTTACAGCCCCGCACGATCCGAGAACCCCGCCTGCAGCATACCTCTCGTTGTATGATAAGAAAGAAATTGCCCTACCCGGTAATTTTATGCCCGAACACCCTTTTGATAATGGAGAGCTAAAAGTGCGTGATGAGCAGTTATTGGCAACTCCCCGAAATGCCGATAGTGTGAAAGCTGAAATAGCGAAGTATTATGCCATGATTACAGAAGTAGACCATGAAATTGGGAGAATTTTAGATGCGCTCCGTAAAAGCGGCCAATATGAAAATACCATTATTGTGCTTGCCGGAGATAATGGCCTGGCTGTAGGGCAGCATGGCCTATTGGGCAAACAAAATCTTTACGATCACTCTATGCGGGTACCGCTTATTTTTAGTGGTCCGGGTATTCCGGCCAATAAACAAACAGATGCTTACTGCTACTTAACCGATGTTTTTGCTACACTTTGTAAAATGAATAACCTGCCAGTTCCAGGTACCGTAAGTGGCCGTTCATTAAATGAAGCGTTTACCCAAAAGAAATTCAGGGGCCGCGACCATTTGTTTACTACCTACGCTAACCTTCAGCGTGCTGTAGTAAAAGATAATATGAAACTCATCCTGTATAACGTTAACGGAAATCACTCCATACAGCTTTTTGATCTGGCAAAAGATCCTTTGGAAAAAAATAACCTTGCCAATAAGCGGGATAAGCAGGCTATAGTAAAATCGTTAAGGAATTTGCTTTACGATGATATGCGGTTGTACGGCGATTTTTGCGACCTCACAAAAGAAAACTGGGGCTACGGTGGGCGTTTAGAATTTAAAGATGCGTTACGCATCAATCCTTAA